GTAGGTCAGCTTCAGACTGATCGCCTTCTCCAGGGGGCCCAAAACAAAATATCtgtcacacacgcacacacacaacactacAATCTTCTCTTTCTGTATTCACTGTGGTCAAAACCAAGAACACCCAATACTGCCACACAAAAGCCTAGCAGCAGCCCAGCCCACCCTGACTTCAAATCACAACACACAACTACTGAAATTGACACTGGTTCACTCCCCATGTGTAATCAACAGGTGAAGAGACGTGGTTTACCACCTGGTCAGCCCACAGGCTATACATAAACGGgagattctttttttatttttcctgattTAGCACCAGCATCTCACCGCCACACCCCAAGCATTATctatagtttatttttcttatattgcAAGAAAATATTAAAGTGCCAACTGAGCCTGTGCTGTGTTAAAAAGCTCATGCTTTGCTTAGCcgtgaaatatatatttagtgaaaaaatgttttttgaaagctGAGAGACTGGAGGGCTGATTATAGGTTTATGcgtataaaataatttcacacacacgcatttaaaaataatactttgaaTAAACAGTTTCACTGACTTATAATACGTTACATGTCAGTAACGAGTCGTGACATGCGAATACTTACGATACAAACTTTTGATACCTTGTTGATATTATAAATAGCAAATTGGATAAACgtaacatttctttcttctttttcatatttctaaaaGCCCCCGAACATTGCCTGGCAcggagagaaaaacacacactgtaGAACCGCCCTGGAACCGTGCCGGGCGTGGGGGATAATAACCGTGCTCCACATTCACACTCGCTGTGTTGTTCATGAGGAACTGGGTCACGCGCCGTGGCCTacatttttaaggtttgttGTCTTCGTTTTTTCCCCTCCCCACATTTATTTGGGCTGGCCCCGCCCTCGTTGCCTAAGCAGTGCAACGGGGGTTGGGGAAGAGCGGCGGTTCGCACAGTTTGAAGCTGAGAGCCCAAGTGCTGCCAAGCAGTTAGATGCGCCCTCGCAACATGTAGACAAACAGAGCATTCACACGCGCGTGACAGCAGAACAGTGCGCGAGCCAACGAGAAATGTGCGCGTGCGGACACGAAGGGCAGAAACCGAAAGACGCGCCTGTctataaacatattaatttgACTTCTTATTAAGATACGTATCCACCCGCCAAATATTACACCTGTCATGGACAGCACAATAGAATATAAGATCATTCAGACAGCTGTTGTTACAAACCTGCATTTAGTCATGCGAGATGACGACAGCAATTCAGATATGAACAAATATCAGGTTTGAATACATATTTGAACGTATCAGATATAATTGACAAATTTCATGTTTCCAGAGGTTTACCTTATGTTACCGTAGTAGTCCGTGGAGGTCCGTGAAGTGCATGTCAAGTGAGTTCTCCGTCGATTTAATCGGAATTGTGTCTTATTTCAAAGAAGAAAGAGCGTTCTCATATaaacactatttaaaataggaaaaggaAATGATATCTCTCTGGTTTGCTTTCTTGGAGTATCATTTAAACTTCTTCAGTTTGAAAACAGTGACCAGGAGGGCACGATATTATTTATCCTGTCTTAGTATCAGCGACACTTTACCAGAAACAGTTCCTTAATGTGTAAAATGTGGTTTGGCTCTAGGAGCCGCTATTCGGATTCTGATGGAGGGAGACGAAAGCCAATCATAGTTTGGTCACGCTTCACGACACACCCATAGACTCCGCCTGATTCGCGTATCTTTGTCCAATCGACGTGCTGGTTTTTGATAAGTGGGCGGAGCTACCATGTCCTAGTTCTTGGCGAATTATAATTCAGCTCAGACTCCGTTTACTCGAGTCACCCGAGCGCGAGTTGACACCCAATCCTCCGCGCGTCTTTATCAATCAGTCATATTAGCCCTGACATATGCACGCAAAACGGAGatgtctttcttttaaaaccaCACGGATACGCAACTcgttcaaatgtttaaaacaatagcAATCCACCTAGTCAAAATTAACACTGAATCTTTTGTCTGTTGACATTATTTTGCCTCACGATACCTGTAACTCTTGCTCAGTGTAGGAGAAACATCCATGCTTGCACTTTAGATTTGTGCTAGAAGAGTAGCCCGCTTCGTGTTGACATGAAacgtcaaaaacaaaacaggctaTATAATGACTGGGGAAATCGTGTGACCATCTTGCTGTTGATAAAATTATTCCAACAGTGGAGCGCTTAGGCTACTTGTGCaaattaaatgtcatatttatagGAAGGGTGCTCAGTTACTTATATGGGAAAATAAGCACATGCATGCACTAAATACCAAGAAAGAATCTACACACTCACTAAAGCCAGCTTTTATTTACACAGTTACACAGACAACAAGATAAAATGGTGAGATTGCAATTGAAATTCAGCTACATCCTGCTATGACTGTAGCTCCCTAGATTGTGGTTTAGGTATCAGGTGACAGAAACGTCATCCTGGACAGCCACAGGCGCCAGAACCCTCCTATCTTAATGACGATATCCAGACCACACGTTTAAAATTCCCTCTGTCATGAAGCATAATACCCCTTTTAGGGGGCACATACATTTACTGAGCGTGTGAGCAGGCAATGTAGTGCTGAGGATAAATCTCATGTTTTGTCTTTGGTAATAGACTGCATGTCAGGACTTTGAAGCAGGGTTCGACATCAGAATATTATGCATGGAATGCGCTGAATATCAGGATCAGGTGCCATGCTATTATAAACGTGACAGTTTGAGTCTCAGCTCACGAGTTTCCTTTTTTAACGTATCTCTTTTTCTTAACTCAAAGAGGACAGTGGAGCTAATAAGACCAAATAGTTGTCTGCCATATAACCTTGAACTTGAAAGGTGTTAGCTTGGCTGTGAAAACTGCACTGAATGCTTTTCACTTTCTAGAAAGGCCAAACAGTGCCACGTGGAATTACATTGAATGCGAGCATTTTCgaaaagaaaatgtgaagaATGTGAAGAAGTTCTTTTTTGAACTAACACCTAGTTTCCTAGCAAATAAAATCAACACCTtattttcaatcatttcaataCATGGATATTATTGGTGTTATTTCCACTGAATTGTAACTAAATTGTCAGATGCCGTTATAAATAAGCTCCAccaatttgttgtttttggtttagaaacaatgaaataaagacaaatctCTTTGCAGCAGTAGACTAACTGGAGCGATCGCATAACTGCAGAGATGTGTGCTGCTGTTCTCATTTTCTCATCTTGATGAACTGTTATCTCGGCAGTGTCTTTACTTTGGTATTGGATGAACTGCGGTATAAACTCTATACGGTATTTAGAAAGTCCTCTGTGACCATCCAAAGCAGCTGGTACATGCCATCTTGTTGAGCTGATGGTTTTGATGGACTGGCATTCAGAGTTCAAGCGGTTTTGCTTCTTGTGAGATGTCCTAGTGAGCGTTTCCACTCTTTTTAGGATTGAATCAAGTAGAAAAGGGTAGTTGAGGGGGTGAACACCTCAGTCCACTCCTTTCATCCCCTTGCCCCACTTTCTCCTAAATTTGATAGGCTGGTGCAGAAACATGAGCATCGCAACCTATTGGAAGGcacagaaacaaaacagcatGAGTACAGAAGTTTCCCAACCTTAAGATGCATGGCTTACAGGCATTTTCTAACACacgaaaaaagaagaaataaattctGTCGTGATTTCCGACATGATGTGTTTGCAAGcctgtattatattttatttattctgtagaGCTAACATGTTAAAGCAACACTGGACCTCATTgacttttcaaaatatctttttattgttttacagagGGGAAAAATGAGtcataaatgagtaaataatgctcatttttgggtgaaatattttttaccaGGTGCTCTTACATGACATGTAGGATGCAATGGCAAATACATTAGTGAACCTTTGTGAACTGCTAACATCTTTGTTCcttgattcattaaaacaaattataataacaacaaaatcaaccaaagaaataagtaaaatgtgacaaaaaaagaatttctCTACCTCTAATTCAATTGCCCATCTTCTTCTGTCGATCCAGGAATTTCTGTCGCCTGTCTATCGGAATCTCATCCAAGCTGATACCGTGGTTGCTCGCCCTTTGTGGcaacaaaatcaaaatttaaCTTCCTATTATAAACTTCATTCTAAAATATACATACGTATAGAACAGGTTCCTTTCTTACCCAGGAGTAAGGTCTGGCGGTATAGGTAGCGGCTTGTCGAATCCATCTCTCCCAACCAACCAGAATGTTTCCTCTACACCTTTACCCTGTTAGAGAATGACAGGAGCTCATCTGACAGGTTTCAGGATATTTAAGGCATTTAGTGTCATGTGTGATCTCAGGTGGTTTCTTGGCAAATGCTAAAACATAACCTTTCTTGAAACATTTTCCTCTtcgcaatttttatttaatttgcttaCTATAAAGGCGAAAAAAGCGTGGTCATTACTGACACTGTTATCTTCTAGATAATCAAGTTCAACttttgataaaaacataataggGTCAACTTTTTCCATTCTGAAAATTATTCTAGAACGTTGGGACAGTTGCCATTCTAGATATATACTATCATAGTTGCACAGCTAATACTGAATTGGTATTGATTTATGATTATGTTACCATTTAGGATTATCTGTTTTGACCATAGTTGTGCATATATACGCACGTCCTGATTCATGTTGACCCTGGAATAACATTTTGATCCAAAAAATATAgccttgaccatatctctacacctaaacctaaccttacccatgagtaatgcctaaaaccAGAATTAATTAGAGATGAATAACACTGATGTACAAGGACTGAGCACTGATTGGAAGcttcacaaaaattaaaaaatgtttctttaaatctgattggtcatgttgatccaggaacgtcacactcagcaaaatcaggttctgcgtGCATATACAGTCATAAAAGTGCATGAACTGAAGAAACATCCATcagcgtgtgtgtttgcgtaCCTTGAGCTCTGTCCTGCCCCTAGTATCAATTTTGTAGCCAAGTTTGAGGCTGTTCAGGACATCAACAGTACTCTGGTTGACATGAATTCTGTAAGCTTTAAAAACAGGGACAGCAAAGCAATTAAGAAAAACAtagtaaattaattcatattaaatcaACAACAACTGATCACTGCCCATATTGATTTCTTGTTAACATATAGAGtcactcaaaaatatatatatatattccactTGAAAGTAATGATGTTTCTTGAgaaaccactagatggcagtatGTCCATAACGGCTTGACTGTTCACTCTGAGCCATTTTAAAGCTGAAGCAGTGGGCACATTACATCACTCCAGGCATGCTGTCACTCTTCTGTTAGTTTCATATGATCTGAACAACTATGTTTTAGACTCTCATTGTGTAGGTGAAAACACATAGCACTAGATCTTTGATTAGTTTGTGGCCTAATCTATGAaaacttcaaatatttaatttaaaaataatttaaaacaaatttgaaaaaaaaaaaaaaaaaaaccttcttgTACAATATAATAtcctttataataataattttgaggcatttcaattaacatttacacTATTGAAAACATGGGGGGGCGGGGTTCCATTTCTTTGATTTGTTGATTGTTTGAAATCCATTTTTTATGGGTTTATCGAcaactgaaaatgtttaaaaagcccAACATTTATTTGGAGAATATTTGTGATATTATAAATCTcactttgttgaataaaagtattgattaaaaatgcactaGCTTTATAACGTCAGCGTATAATTTTAGGCACTGGCAACTTAATCATGTTTCACACATTCTTCCATGTTCTTCAACATGAAACGTGTTCTAAAGGTGAAGTAAATGTTCTGGGATAAATGTGGCACAAGGTCTGATTAAAGGTGAGACAGTTCAGGGTGATGTCGAGGCGGAGGAGTTCTAAGAGGACATTAGCTTTAAAGGAGAATTTTCGTTCTAATTTGGCTTATACTCTTAAGAGCTTACAGGGAACTCTGCAATTTAAGCCCTCTGAGCTTCTCACTGACATGCACTCACtgatcagcacacacacacacacacacagtactaaCCACTCAGTCTTCAACTGATCCTTAGCCAAAGACAAATTCCTGGAATCACGACTTCAGAGATAGCCACtagcgttttttttatttgttactaTCAGACACGTGCTGATGTATGTACATATGAAACACACGGTTGTACTCACGCAACCCTGTGGATTCCATTCGGGAGGCTGTGTTTACTGTGTCCCCGAACAGACAGTACCGAGGCATCTTCAACCCAACTACACCTGCTACCACTGgacctgtcacacacacatcaactgCAGGTTAGCACATTAGCAACCGCATAGAATTACATGTTGTGTCAGTCACACCTGCGCAAGCACCATGTGATCTCTGTTGAGTTGTAGGGTGGGGGAAAGGGCCAACGGCGTGCTAACTAATTGGATGAATCGGTTAATTGGATGATGCCTGGGCTTTACATTTCACTTGTTCTAGGAATACACAGCCATCAGAGGATCAAGTGTAAAtacgtttttacatttagcaCAATGTTGGTGATGTAAGACAAGACCATCTTTGTCGATGAACGTTTGATTTTTAACTTTGTGAGatgatgcatttcatttaaggGCGTGAAACACTTGGACAAACTGGTTTAACTGTACTCTCAAGTAGTCTGAATATACTGGATTATGGCTTTTGGCTTTGTTAGATGTATTGGGTTACAGAGTTTACCCAGCTGAATATGTTATGAAAATCGGCATTCGAAGGTTTGAGGTCATTAAGAAatctttttaatgcatcaaagcttttttaatgcaagtatgcattaaattaatcaaaagtgacagcgaAGACTTCaaacattgttacaaaatatttacatttcttcatGAAAAGCTGTTTAAGCTTTCTAgccatcaaagaatcctgaaaaaatgtatcacagtttgaacaaaaaatgttgaGCAGGAAAACCTTTTTCAGCACTAatagtaatgattttttttcttgagtgcTAAATTTATCATATAAGAATGATTACTGAATGGACTGATTTTAGAGTAATGGAGTAATGGCTATTGAAATGCTTTACTATCAGAGGAATGTATGTCTTTTAACCTATagtaaaacagaaatgtatctTTCAgacccaaaacattttaatgttctttgtatatgtgtttgtgtgctttgtgCGATTCATACCAGAATGAAGTCCAATGCGGATTTTGACTTTGACGTCAGGCATGTGCCTCATTTTAAATGTTCCGATGCAGTGCAGGATGTCCAGAGACATGTTGGCCATTTCTGCTGCATGACGGTTGCCGTTGCGGTTTGGGACCCCTGATGCCACCATGTACGCATCACCAATAGTCTCTACCTGTTGATATGTATCagataaaatgtttcttgttcTTGTTTCATTTAGATACTAAAGTACACTTTAGGTACTAATACGCAACCTTACTgcaaaaatatgaacctttaaTGCTGAAAAAGGCACAAAGGTATACCTTTTAAAAGTGTGCCATGCAGTGACAgttttttgatctttttttcttgAGATCAGCATTGATCATGAAATAGTCTACTTAATTTCCacaacagtataaaaaaaagcttatgcCAACCTTGTAGACATCGTGGATTGCAATTATTCCATCAAAATGTGTGTAGAGGTCATTAAGCAGATCAACCACTTCGATGGGTTCACTCAGAGCAGAGATGGTGGTAAAACCCACAATATCACTGAAATACAGCGTGACCTCTGAAAAGTGCTCCGGCTTCACCGGCTTGCCTGTCTTTAATGCCAAGGCCACAGATCTGAAAGACAGAATGGCGTTGTAATAAACTAAAGGAATGTGAAAGCGATGTGAACACCTGAAGTAGGACTCACTTGGGCAGCATCTGGGCTAGAAGAGCATCGGTTTTCTGACGCTCTACCTCTAGTTCTTCGGTCCTCTCTCGGATGAGATCCTCTAGGTTTGAGGAGTATTGCTCCAGCATCCTTAACATTGAGTCAATTATATTTGTCTTCTTTCCCTTGTTCACATTCttaaactgcaagaaaaaatattttttgtttttctcctgtatgtgtgtgtgtgtttaatgtctaatctgaaagagtgtgtgtgtaaagtgatGTGTAGCAGTGTGAAGATCTTCAGACACAagtattgtgtatgtgtgtgtgcttgagagagaagaaagacagTGCACCTGTCTGAAGATCTCCTCAAACGTGGGTCTCTTGTCAGGCTCCTCACTCCAGGACTGCTTCATGATCTGAATCACCTCCAGCGGCGCTTCATCCACAGACACAGTGGGTCGGCACAGCGGTGGAGGACAGCGTACCTTATCTATGATTTCTGCACACAAAGATGCACAACTTGAGCATTCACAACTAAGAACTGTGTATCCATGTATGAATCCAAACCAACTCCATTAAATCATTgccatctttgttttttttttccattaactAGGTGAAAACCTGAATGGTATGTGATTGCATAGTGGTATATGAGAGTGTCTAACCTTCAGGAGGCATATCTAACATGCAGAAGGGCGCACAGCGAGAGATCACCTCCTGCATGATAATAGAAAAGCTGTACACATCAGCTGAATAAGTCCCCTTCTTCTTCAGTTTAGGATCTCGCAGCATCTCTGGAGCTGTCCAGAATTGATCTGTACCAACAATACAGAGATCAGAGTCAATCAGGAAGACTGaacacaacaaaaaagcaaGAGGAGATGATGAGAGCAAATATATGTCCTGTCACCTCATGGTTTGGCAGTTTGCACATGTATTACACGTACCCTCTGGTTTGGTGTCCTCCAGGATGATGTTTTGACAGTTGATGATTTCACTGAAGCCATAATCTGTAACCTTCAGAACAAATCGACCATCTACCACACAGTTCCTTGACTTCAGGCGTCCATGAATAATCCCACGATTATGCAAGTACTTCATTCCCTGCCAgggaaagataaaaaaaaagaccttaGATGGAAAGTTACAGAGAAGTATGAGGAGATGGGAGCAGGTGACATCTTTGACAGTTCAATAGTGAACAGCCAGTCATTCTTTACCACATTTTCAGCATATCTTTATCATTCTCTTAAACTGTTTTTACTTCTCTATTCATCTATGCATTAATTCAACCCTAACTTCCTCACCCTGATCAAGTCAAGGAGAAGAGAGGATTTAAACATCCAGTCCAGTCTCATTTCCTCGTTGTTGAGCAGGTCTTCCAGGCTGCCTCTGGTGCAATGCTCTGTAACAATTCCAAATATGCCAGTATCCATGAACAGACCAAGAAACAGGTTCAGATTCTCATGACGCATGTCTCTCAGctagaaagagagaagaggaggacaagcaaaaggaaaaaaaaggtgcaGAAGACAGGGAGGGTAAGATGAGTAAAATTGAGCTTTTGTTTCAAAACATGTCCACAACTTGTAAGACAAACAATGAATTATTAACTTTCATTTACTTCTCTCTTACCTTGATAAAGATGGCCTGAGTGCTGTCACTGATTTCTGAAACAGAATCTTCACAGGGACATTTCTTCAGCCAGACCCAGTCACCCTGACAGCACAGAATAATACAACTAAACACATCTCCACAGGCTCACACACAATCTGACTAACTTATTGGATGTTTCACCATGAACAATCCTTCTCCTTGgtcttcaaaaatgtctgaaatgaaTTTAGTgacacttttagaaaaaattatgcataaaatgcattttaattcatgtcttttcatttaaaaaaaaaaatactcccGATTTACTCAAACGAGGACATAGCAACTTATGGATGAgacttatttttaatgctttaagtgtaaagacaaaaaaacctACAAGGAGTAACTGATATGTAGCATTTTGTGAAAGTCAACAGGAGTGCAGTGATTaacagatttttgaaaatttttaaatcaacttttgttgtttttagtgagcatgaaaagagaaatgaaaaactTATCGGAAGCTTGATTCcaccatgaaataaaaaataaaaggtaactGCAACTTTgtatctcacagttctgagtTTATTACTCGCATATTTGGTTTTACAATAGTGCAattctgagattttttttcaagatgTTTATATGCAATTACCAATTTTAAAGTGGCAACTGTGGGTTTAAAGCTGGAAGTTGTGtcatataaactcacaattctgagaagaGTTATACACATTGTGAGTTacaaattgctaaaataaaaaactggaATGTGCGACGAAAATTGCAAATACAAAATCATGAATTTATATCTTCAATTCCGAGATAATGTATCTTGAAATTCATTAGTGGAGAAAAATTATACAGAAACTAACTGGTTGAATTTTGAATGTATCATGCTTTTGTACTGAATATATTGCTTcaaacggtaccaaaacactaTGCTAACAACCTATCAAAGCGTATCTATGTCTGTACtccaaaaagtacaaatttctCACACCTCAAATACAGCAACGTTGGACGTCTCAGGAGTTGACGTAATGTAACTGCGACCTGAAACTGAGTGGCGAGGGGTTTTAACGTCTAGCTGACTCTTCACCATGCTTTCCTCATTCAGCTTCTACAGATAAAATGGAAAGAAATGGAATATGTGAGAGACATAGATAAACATCAGAGCAAGAGCGAGAGTGAGAGAGTAAGTTCTACTTAGAGACTCATGTCTGTCCTATTAAGTATCATCACACTTGCAGCAGATCACGCACTAAAGTCAtattagattaatttaaattattaccaTACTCTCCTCATTCAGCTTCTACAGAGACacccagagagaaagagcgaaaGGGACAGTGAGAGAGGCATTGGTAAAGTATAAGAGCAAAACAGATACAGAGATAGCATTTATGACTGACCCTCCTGCTGAGTGTTGTGTTGATAAAGACCAAGTCATCCAGTGTCAGTATTATCTTAGTGGGGCTTCCAATTCCTCCTCCACCAAATGCTCCTAATATCCCCATCCCGTGTTTCctagacacatacacacaattatttgtttatcaGTAGGCTAATCCAATAAACTTATTCAATACAAGGTGGTTTGCTGAAACTCAAGCAAGTCAATTCATACCTTACATGGAGAAATAATACACCTCCTCcactcataaacacacagaacaagagaaggaggaggaaaacGGTCATTCCACCCAAGCCTGCAAAGATAGGAAAGCAACAGCAGACAGAATCGGTGATTAAATACATTGTGgctaataaaatgtatgtggTACAAGAATTTCTGCTTTCTCACCTCCACTACAAGCGATGTAAGGACTGAACCAACAGTTTGAGTCAGTGCTCGGAGACGCTCCAGCGAAATGAATCGATTTCCCCAAGTACTTCAAGCCTCCATATTTCCCATACGTGTGCGCTGCTTCCAGGGCATGCGTGCGGTGTAGGCTGGACCCGGAGCCATCTGAATCCAGGACAGCGTAGCGGGCTTGCATTCCTTCCCCATCAGTGCCTGCCGATATCCTCTGGTTAAAGCCATCGAATTCAAATCCACCCTCGTTTTTAACCAGTGTATCTCCCGATACCCAGCGCCCTCCACTCGCAACTCGGCTCTGCTCTGCAGCCTTGGCCGTATAATACAGCATGTTATAGATGGTCCCAAAGAATGGAGAAACCTgccaaaaaaaactgaatccttaaaaatggaacaaataacattttcagtCTAAACGGGACAATTTTTCACAGGAAATGTAATCAAAAAATccaagttttagtttttttttttttttagtagtattattttcaGTCATGGCCTAATGTAAGAGTTGGACTTGGGAAGTGTCAGTACCAGCAACCTTCAACCTTCAGTACCCATGACTGAGGTGTCCTTGAGCAGGGCACCAATCTACAAGTGGTCCCTGGGCACTGCAGCAAAAACAGCTACCCACTGCTCCAGGTGTGTGTTCACGATGTATGTGTGAGCTTGTGTTCACTCCACAGTTGAATAGGTTAAATTCAGAGCATAATTCCTAATGTAACAAAGATGCTTTCAACATATCTTTAGCTTTTCCCACCCTGATCCCTGTATTGCTTGTCTAAAATGATACCTCTAGTTGTAAAACACTAAGACCAATTATGTTACCTCTTCAGGTGGTGTGCTGGTTCGGATGTCATAAGATTCCTGAGCTGCACTGAAGGCCTCATAGAAGTTTTGTTCTCCTTGGTCCATGGTTATTGTCAGGACCCCATCATATGCTCGTCGCAGTTTGGTGTCATTGGCCAAGATTGGATAGTTCACATCTTTATATGGCAGTGAATACAGGAGGGTGTCATATGGGATGAAGATGTAGCCTCGGTCAATCATTCTCATGTCCATTGCTGTGGTTAGCAACTGATACTGATCCTCTCCGCCAATCAGAACAGAGTGCATGCACATGATGACAACTGCACACAGAGAATAAACAGAAAGGGAGGAATAAATAAAGAGGAAATGTGCAAAGAGGACAGAGGAatacttaaaattattaataattattaagacagaaagagagatatTACACAAATAGATACATTTATAAAGTGCCTGCTCTAATTTGCATTTCAATCTCATTGAAGAGGacattaaaattagattaaaaaaatttaaaagaatatttaataaaaattcaatatttaattaaaataattttaaattgtacagactacaaacatgttttactataaaataatagattACATTCTCAAACAGTAATTAtagatttaattataatttaaactcAGTATCTCTAATGCGGATTGCATTTACCGAACCCACTAACCAGCATAAAGTAATCgcacatttaaattgcaatctTTAAACATCAAAATTTAACACCAGtttcagtgctgttttttttttttaattcaaacataACTTTGAGAACTCACCCCTCACTCGATCGGTCTCCCGTATTGTCTTTAGGGCTCGCCGTGGCCCTTCCTTGTCCATTTCCATAGTAACAACCACACCAACTGGCAGACCAAGGGCACGCAGGGAAGCTGCCAGTTCATGCCCAGTCGCTTCCCACATGTCATTCTCGGCCGTT
This genomic interval from Puntigrus tetrazona isolate hp1 chromosome 5, ASM1883169v1, whole genome shotgun sequence contains the following:
- the gucy2d gene encoding retinal guanylyl cyclase 1 isoform X1 — translated: MDDHRNSSFLRQSHHPRWQQFSVVKRRRKQNSNQKAKKPDGSLCPTSSTPTLRSRSWWGNCFLLPLVMLSYFPCEAWGTTFKIAIVGPWTCDPMYSKALPDLAARLAMSRINKDPNLNKGYWYDYTLINEDCSSSKALARFAELEGYGSAFLGPANPGYCTAAALLAKNWNKGILSWACLKADMDEGMYSSFLRPLPLSSRVLFSVLRFFRWAHVGIITAENDMWEATGHELAASLRALGLPVGVVVTMEMDKEGPRRALKTIRETDRVRVVIMCMHSVLIGGEDQYQLLTTAMDMRMIDRGYIFIPYDTLLYSLPYKDVNYPILANDTKLRRAYDGVLTITMDQGEQNFYEAFSAAQESYDIRTSTPPEEVSPFFGTIYNMLYYTAKAAEQSRVASGGRWVSGDTLVKNEGGFEFDGFNQRISAGTDGEGMQARYAVLDSDGSGSSLHRTHALEAAHTYGKYGGLKYLGKSIHFAGASPSTDSNCWFSPYIACSGGLGGMTVFLLLLLFCVFMSGGGVLFLHVRKHGMGILGAFGGGGIGSPTKIILTLDDLVFINTTLSRRKLNEESMKLNEESMVKSQLDVKTPRHSVSGRSYITSTPETSNVAVFEGDWVWLKKCPCEDSVSEISDSTQAIFIKLRDMRHENLNLFLGLFMDTGIFGIVTEHCTRGSLEDLLNNEEMRLDWMFKSSLLLDLIRGMKYLHNRGIIHGRLKSRNCVVDGRFVLKVTDYGFSEIINCQNIILEDTKPEDQFWTAPEMLRDPKLKKKGTYSADVYSFSIIMQEVISRCAPFCMLDMPPEEIIDKVRCPPPLCRPTVSVDEAPLEVIQIMKQSWSEEPDKRPTFEEIFRQFKNVNKGKKTNIIDSMLRMLEQYSSNLEDLIRERTEELEVERQKTDALLAQMLPKSVALALKTGKPVKPEHFSEVTLYFSDIVGFTTISALSEPIEVVDLLNDLYTHFDGIIAIHDVYKVETIGDAYMVASGVPNRNGNRHAAEMANMSLDILHCIGTFKMRHMPDVKVKIRIGLHSGPVVAGVVGLKMPRYCLFGDTVNTASRMESTGLPYRIHVNQSTVDVLNSLKLGYKIDTRGRTELKGKGVEETFWLVGRDGFDKPLPIPPDLTPGASNHGISLDEIPIDRRQKFLDRQKKMGN
- the gucy2d gene encoding retinal guanylyl cyclase 1 isoform X2; this translates as MDDHRNSSFLRQSHHPRWQQFSVVKRRRKQNSNQKAKKPDGSLCPTSSTPTLRSRSWWGNCFLLPLVMLSYFPCEAWGTTFKIAIVGPWTCDPMYSKALPDLAARLAMSRINKDPNLNKGYWYDYTLINEDCSSSKALARFAELEGYGSAFLGPANPGYCTAAALLAKNWNKGILSWACLKADMDEGMYSSFLRPLPLSSRVLFSVLRFFRWAHVGIITAENDMWEATGHELAASLRALGLPVGVVVTMEMDKEGPRRALKTIRETDRVRVVIMCMHSVLIGGEDQYQLLTTAMDMRMIDRGYIFIPYDTLLYSLPYKDVNYPILANDTKLRRAYDGVLTITMDQGEQNFYEAFSAAQESYDIRTSTPPEEVSPFFGTIYNMLYYTAKAAEQSRVASGGRWVSGDTLVKNEGGFEFDGFNQRISAGTDGEGMQARYAVLDSDGSGSSLHRTHALEAAHTYGKYGGLKYLGKSIHFAGASPSTDSNCWFSPYIACSGGLGGMTVFLLLLLFCVFMSGGGVLFLHVRKHGMGILGAFGGGGIGSPTKIILTLDDLVFINTTLSRRKLNEESMVKSQLDVKTPRHSVSGRSYITSTPETSNVAVFEGDWVWLKKCPCEDSVSEISDSTQAIFIKLRDMRHENLNLFLGLFMDTGIFGIVTEHCTRGSLEDLLNNEEMRLDWMFKSSLLLDLIRGMKYLHNRGIIHGRLKSRNCVVDGRFVLKVTDYGFSEIINCQNIILEDTKPEDQFWTAPEMLRDPKLKKKGTYSADVYSFSIIMQEVISRCAPFCMLDMPPEEIIDKVRCPPPLCRPTVSVDEAPLEVIQIMKQSWSEEPDKRPTFEEIFRQFKNVNKGKKTNIIDSMLRMLEQYSSNLEDLIRERTEELEVERQKTDALLAQMLPKSVALALKTGKPVKPEHFSEVTLYFSDIVGFTTISALSEPIEVVDLLNDLYTHFDGIIAIHDVYKVETIGDAYMVASGVPNRNGNRHAAEMANMSLDILHCIGTFKMRHMPDVKVKIRIGLHSGPVVAGVVGLKMPRYCLFGDTVNTASRMESTGLPYRIHVNQSTVDVLNSLKLGYKIDTRGRTELKGKGVEETFWLVGRDGFDKPLPIPPDLTPGASNHGISLDEIPIDRRQKFLDRQKKMGN